One window from the genome of Bradyrhizobium xenonodulans encodes:
- a CDS encoding hydantoinase B/oxoprolinase family protein, which yields MKLDPFVVEVIRHGLSAAAEEMSLVMTRSARSPLLREAGDLSSAITDGHGGLVGQGRDIPIHLGAMAYTIPELLKVVPRENLNDGDVVIYNVGALGGNHLNDVKVVRPVFVDGEIVAFAVSLAHWPDIGGTWPGSYFAKAIDTFQEAMRIPPVLIATAAGVSAPIVELLKANVRDPESCEGDLLAQIAATKAGEKRIVELCREHGKAVFMATQSRLHDLSEIEMREALRALPDGVYEGEDHLDDGSVNNAPARIHVKITIRGDEATFDLSGSCDRVSNFCNTTPFMARSAVAYAARIMSGRDMNQNAGALRPLTIITRPGSILEPGWMASVAAGNHETSMRIVDAIFRAMQDTIPERLSAGGATTAGVLFFAEPRPNGSWKMLYEVHGGGEGARHDRAGMSATRVHLSNTSNTPIEVIEANYAIRLEQQAIRWQSGGAGAHRGGDGSVRTYRILAPSMHLTTCIERMVIAPFGMQGGEAGKACRISLVRQGANVAIDGKSNLVLQQDDLVTIEMCGGGGYGAAAAE from the coding sequence ATGAAGCTCGATCCCTTCGTCGTCGAGGTGATCAGGCACGGGCTTTCCGCTGCGGCCGAGGAAATGAGCCTGGTGATGACGCGCTCGGCGCGATCGCCGCTGCTGCGTGAGGCCGGCGACCTCTCGTCCGCGATCACCGACGGTCATGGCGGCCTGGTCGGGCAGGGCCGCGACATCCCGATCCATCTCGGCGCGATGGCGTATACGATCCCCGAACTGCTGAAGGTGGTGCCACGCGAAAACCTGAACGACGGCGACGTGGTGATCTACAATGTCGGCGCGCTCGGCGGCAATCATCTCAACGACGTCAAGGTCGTGCGGCCCGTCTTCGTCGACGGCGAGATCGTGGCGTTCGCGGTCAGCCTCGCGCATTGGCCCGACATCGGCGGCACCTGGCCCGGCAGCTATTTCGCCAAGGCCATCGACACGTTCCAGGAGGCGATGCGGATTCCGCCGGTGCTGATCGCGACGGCGGCCGGCGTCAGCGCGCCGATCGTGGAGCTGCTCAAGGCCAACGTTCGCGATCCCGAATCCTGCGAAGGCGACCTGCTCGCCCAGATCGCGGCGACCAAGGCCGGCGAGAAGCGCATCGTCGAGCTCTGCCGCGAGCACGGCAAGGCGGTGTTCATGGCGACGCAGTCGCGCCTGCACGATCTCTCCGAGATCGAGATGCGGGAAGCGCTCCGCGCGCTGCCGGATGGCGTCTACGAGGGCGAGGACCATCTCGACGACGGCAGCGTCAACAACGCGCCGGCGCGCATCCACGTCAAGATTACCATTCGCGGCGACGAGGCGACTTTCGACCTGTCCGGAAGCTGCGACCGCGTCTCCAACTTCTGCAACACGACGCCGTTCATGGCGCGCTCGGCCGTCGCCTATGCCGCCCGCATCATGAGCGGGCGCGACATGAACCAGAACGCGGGTGCGCTCCGGCCCCTGACCATCATCACGCGCCCGGGCTCGATCCTGGAACCGGGCTGGATGGCGTCCGTTGCCGCCGGCAACCACGAGACCTCCATGCGCATCGTCGATGCGATCTTTCGCGCGATGCAGGACACTATCCCTGAGCGGCTGTCGGCCGGCGGTGCCACCACGGCGGGCGTGCTGTTCTTCGCCGAACCGCGGCCGAACGGCTCGTGGAAGATGCTCTACGAGGTCCACGGCGGCGGCGAAGGCGCGCGGCACGATCGCGCCGGCATGTCGGCGACGCGGGTGCATCTGTCCAATACATCGAACACGCCGATCGAAGTGATCGAGGCGAATTACGCGATCCGGCTCGAGCAGCAGGCCATTCGCTGGCAATCCGGCGGCGCCGGCGCGCATCGCGGCGGTGACGGCTCCGTCCGCACTTATCGCATCCTCGCGCCGTCGATGCACCTGACCACCTGCATTGAGCGCATGGTGATTGCACCTTTCGGCATGCAAGGCGGCGAAGCCGGCAAGGCCTGCCGCATCTCACTGGTCCGGCAAGGCGCGAACGTCGCGATCGACGGAAAATCGAATCTGGTGTTGCAGCAAGACGATCTCGTCACGATCGAGATGTGCGGCGGCGGCGGCTACGGCGCCGCGGCTGCAGAGTGA
- a CDS encoding long-chain-fatty-acid--CoA ligase, whose protein sequence is MPEGTLYDALARAAQERPSHPATVFYGASLSYAELRARVDALAGFLQHACGVRRGDRVMIALQNSPQYVIAYYAVMRADAVIVPVNPMNKTAEIAYLAEDSGARVAIIGSELGEVFAPLVGEAITHAIVAQYRDEVPAATPYTLPSCVTDAPSEVPSSPGWHSWPSAIAQGLRPNAMTAGPDDLMILPYTSGTTGKPKACMHAHRSALFTAVLQARWYRLDGSEVMTGFMPLFHVAGMQGSMNAAVVTGATLLLMARWDRDLLPDLFETYGVTFWNAAPTMIVDVLASARFRDRCFAKLKVLTGGGAAMPTAVAERLKSRFGLDFVEGYGMTETMSPTHINPMAAPKRQCLGIAVHETDARVVDPESLIELDDNVVGEIVVHGPQVLQGYWNRLQANAESFIERSGKRFLRTGDLGYRDAEGYFFAVDRLKRMINVSGFKVWPAEVEAAMYQNRAIRECCIVSSPDTYRGETVKALVVLDEAARATTSADDIVGWARGAMASYKAPRAVVFVDELPRTASNKINWRLLQDAEWGRTA, encoded by the coding sequence ATGCCCGAGGGAACGCTGTACGACGCCTTGGCACGCGCCGCGCAAGAGCGGCCCTCGCATCCGGCCACAGTGTTCTACGGCGCCAGCCTGAGCTATGCCGAACTGCGCGCGCGGGTCGATGCTTTGGCTGGCTTCCTGCAACACGCTTGCGGCGTGAGGCGCGGCGACCGCGTCATGATCGCGCTTCAGAACTCGCCGCAATATGTCATCGCCTATTATGCGGTGATGCGGGCGGATGCGGTGATCGTGCCGGTCAATCCCATGAACAAGACCGCCGAGATCGCGTATCTTGCCGAGGACAGCGGGGCCAGGGTCGCGATCATCGGCAGCGAGCTGGGCGAGGTCTTTGCGCCGCTGGTGGGCGAGGCCATCACCCATGCGATCGTCGCACAGTATCGCGACGAAGTCCCGGCCGCCACGCCCTATACGCTGCCATCCTGTGTCACCGATGCGCCCTCGGAGGTGCCGTCGTCGCCGGGCTGGCATTCCTGGCCGTCCGCGATCGCGCAGGGCTTGCGGCCAAATGCGATGACCGCCGGGCCAGACGACCTCATGATCCTGCCCTACACCTCGGGCACGACGGGCAAGCCCAAGGCTTGCATGCACGCCCACCGCAGCGCGCTGTTCACCGCCGTCCTGCAGGCGCGCTGGTACAGGCTGGATGGAAGCGAGGTGATGACCGGCTTCATGCCGCTATTCCACGTCGCGGGCATGCAGGGCTCGATGAATGCTGCCGTCGTCACCGGCGCCACGCTGCTGCTGATGGCACGCTGGGACAGGGATCTGCTACCGGATCTGTTCGAGACCTATGGCGTGACCTTCTGGAACGCGGCGCCGACGATGATCGTGGACGTGCTCGCCAGCGCCCGGTTCCGCGACCGTTGTTTTGCGAAGCTGAAAGTGCTCACCGGTGGCGGCGCGGCGATGCCGACGGCTGTGGCCGAGCGGCTGAAGAGCCGCTTCGGCCTCGATTTCGTCGAGGGTTACGGCATGACCGAGACGATGTCGCCGACGCACATCAATCCGATGGCAGCTCCCAAACGGCAGTGTCTCGGCATTGCCGTGCACGAGACTGATGCGCGGGTCGTCGACCCCGAGAGCCTGATCGAGCTCGACGACAATGTCGTTGGCGAGATCGTCGTGCACGGGCCGCAGGTGCTGCAAGGCTATTGGAACAGGCTGCAGGCCAACGCCGAATCCTTCATCGAGCGCTCCGGAAAACGGTTCCTGCGCACGGGCGATCTCGGCTACCGCGACGCCGAAGGCTATTTCTTCGCGGTCGACCGCCTGAAGCGGATGATCAATGTCAGCGGCTTCAAGGTGTGGCCGGCCGAGGTCGAGGCGGCGATGTACCAGAACCGCGCCATCCGGGAATGCTGCATCGTCTCGTCGCCGGACACTTATCGCGGCGAGACCGTCAAGGCGCTGGTGGTGCTCGATGAAGCCGCTCGCGCGACGACGTCCGCGGACGACATCGTCGGGTGGGCGCGCGGCGCGATGGCCAGCTACAAGGCGCCGCGCGCCGTCGTCTTCGTCGACGAGCTGCCGCGCACCGCAAGCAACAAGATCAACTGGCGGCTGTTGCAGGACGCCGAATGGGGGCGGACGGCATGA
- a CDS encoding class-III pyridoxal-phosphate-dependent aminotransferase — MSKLLRTGLNAGEAAPMAVVGGEGVYFHLSDGRKLIDGSNTGGGLGHRHPAMVEAIRRAADTPVVNEGWTWVGREQAADDLMATAFNGEEDWVGAVRFCISGSEANDMALSLCQALTQRSALATRERAYHGITGLSRSMTVQPQWHGGLAVHAGGSKLPAPMAPVRILPAPDGAIYGGPVNNTPPSEYLADATRLLSDTAATIIDYTQGGIYYDGAYQDEVAKYARQTGSYWIADEVVTGAGRAGRWFAFQGAQSRPDIVTLGKSLGGGAAAVAAVVVSKDIVERLKGSSWQNYGTLRGHPISMAAVSAYLKVVSEEKILEHVKRLEKLFTRRLLAIAQKHPSVQRVAGQGLHWTVELHGPDWRTWHADTTEVPIASRVAERALEAGAVIGTSGEQTSLFLAPPLVISEHEAEWLLDALDHGLDIADAEHG; from the coding sequence ATGAGCAAATTGTTGCGAACCGGGCTGAATGCGGGCGAGGCCGCGCCGATGGCCGTGGTCGGCGGCGAGGGCGTCTACTTCCATCTGTCCGATGGCCGCAAGCTGATCGACGGCAGCAACACCGGCGGCGGGCTCGGCCATCGCCACCCTGCGATGGTGGAGGCGATCCGCCGCGCGGCGGACACGCCGGTCGTGAACGAGGGGTGGACCTGGGTCGGCCGCGAGCAGGCCGCCGACGACCTGATGGCGACCGCGTTCAATGGCGAGGAGGATTGGGTCGGCGCTGTGCGCTTCTGCATCAGCGGCAGCGAGGCCAACGATATGGCTCTCTCGCTCTGCCAGGCGCTGACGCAGCGATCGGCGCTGGCGACGCGCGAGCGCGCCTATCACGGCATCACCGGCCTGTCGCGCAGCATGACGGTGCAGCCGCAATGGCACGGCGGGCTTGCGGTCCACGCGGGCGGCTCGAAGCTGCCGGCGCCGATGGCGCCGGTGCGGATCTTGCCGGCACCCGATGGCGCGATCTATGGCGGCCCAGTCAACAACACCCCGCCCAGCGAATATCTGGCGGATGCCACACGCCTGCTCTCGGACACCGCGGCGACGATCATCGACTACACGCAGGGCGGCATCTACTACGACGGTGCCTATCAGGACGAGGTGGCGAAGTACGCGCGGCAGACGGGCTCGTACTGGATCGCGGACGAGGTCGTGACCGGCGCGGGACGCGCGGGGCGCTGGTTCGCGTTTCAGGGGGCGCAAAGCCGACCCGACATCGTGACGCTCGGAAAGTCGCTCGGCGGCGGCGCGGCCGCGGTCGCAGCCGTCGTGGTGTCGAAAGACATCGTCGAGCGGCTCAAGGGTTCGAGCTGGCAGAACTACGGCACCTTGCGTGGCCATCCCATCAGCATGGCCGCCGTTAGCGCCTATCTGAAGGTCGTTTCCGAAGAGAAGATCCTTGAGCATGTAAAGCGCCTGGAAAAGCTGTTCACCCGCCGCCTGCTTGCGATCGCGCAGAAGCATCCCAGCGTGCAACGCGTGGCGGGGCAGGGGTTGCACTGGACGGTGGAACTGCACGGTCCGGACTGGCGCACCTGGCATGCCGACACCACCGAGGTGCCGATCGCCTCGCGCGTGGCGGAGCGGGCGCTGGAGGCCGGCGCGGTCATTGGCACCAGCGGCGAGCAGACCTCGCTGTTCCTGGCGCCGCCGCTCGTGATCTCCGAGCACGAGGCCGAATGGCTGCTGGACGCGCTCGACCACGGTCTCGACATCGCCGACGCGGAGCACGGGTGA
- the pdxR gene encoding MocR-like pyridoxine biosynthesis transcription factor PdxR, whose product MDNSRHPSKRVSLAGMHIDRASAVPLHLQIAAHIRDGILRGVFPAGTQFLGSREIARELGCSRTVVLSAWDLLYAEGYLASTPRGSVMVASVTAPHVGAPSATSPAAKPAHMSERWRSLLSFDYETNWPSEFAPGAPDISTFPFREWSRLLRQSWQNPKEQECLDLPSEGHPRLRSEIANFLGSVRGLVCSPEEVVVTSGTSGALDFCSRMILDPGDEVWVEEPGFIEARFALTAAGAKLVPIPVDDKGLIVSEGIRRAPRAKLIVVTPSHQYPLGISMGLERRLELLDWANKNDVWVIEDDYNSEFRHQDSMIASLRSLDREGRVIYFGTFSKIMMPNLRLGYMVANRHFIEGFSKGRARIDVHTSGIGQLALAEFMREGHLLRHLRGMRRIYASRRKALIDAIAAQMPDDLIVSSAVTGLHLVALFTGAMQARMSDREAAAVLKQAGIHVQPLSQNFLEAPTRQGLVFGYGRLHVEDAAPLLARIAACIGSGDRSAPSARTKPSLTVRTIKRS is encoded by the coding sequence ATGGACAACAGCCGTCACCCAAGCAAGCGCGTGTCCCTTGCCGGGATGCATATCGACCGGGCGTCGGCTGTGCCGCTGCATTTGCAGATCGCGGCCCATATCCGCGACGGCATTTTGCGTGGTGTCTTTCCGGCCGGAACGCAATTCCTCGGCTCGCGCGAGATCGCGCGCGAACTGGGCTGCTCGCGCACGGTGGTGCTGAGCGCCTGGGATCTGCTCTACGCCGAAGGCTATCTTGCGTCGACGCCGCGCGGCAGCGTGATGGTGGCGTCCGTCACGGCACCACATGTGGGGGCTCCGTCCGCCACATCGCCCGCAGCCAAGCCCGCGCATATGTCAGAGCGCTGGCGTTCTCTGCTTTCCTTCGACTACGAGACCAACTGGCCGTCCGAGTTCGCACCCGGCGCGCCCGACATCTCGACGTTCCCGTTCAGGGAATGGTCGCGCCTGCTGCGCCAGAGCTGGCAGAACCCGAAAGAGCAGGAATGCCTCGATCTTCCGTCCGAAGGGCATCCGCGGCTGCGCAGCGAGATCGCAAATTTTCTCGGCTCGGTGCGCGGGCTGGTCTGCTCGCCGGAGGAAGTCGTGGTCACGTCCGGTACATCAGGCGCGCTGGATTTCTGCAGCCGGATGATCCTCGATCCCGGCGACGAGGTCTGGGTCGAGGAGCCCGGCTTCATCGAGGCCCGCTTTGCGCTCACGGCGGCCGGCGCAAAACTCGTTCCGATTCCGGTCGATGACAAAGGTCTCATCGTGTCCGAGGGTATCAGGCGTGCGCCGCGTGCGAAGCTGATCGTGGTCACGCCGTCGCACCAATATCCGCTCGGCATCAGCATGGGCCTTGAGCGGCGGCTCGAGCTGCTGGACTGGGCCAACAAGAACGACGTCTGGGTGATCGAGGACGATTACAATTCGGAGTTCAGGCACCAGGACAGCATGATCGCGTCCCTGCGCTCGCTCGATCGCGAGGGGCGGGTGATCTATTTCGGCACCTTCTCGAAGATCATGATGCCGAATTTGCGGCTCGGCTACATGGTCGCGAACCGGCACTTCATCGAGGGCTTTTCCAAGGGCCGCGCGCGGATCGACGTGCACACCTCCGGCATCGGACAGCTCGCGCTGGCGGAGTTCATGCGCGAAGGGCACCTGCTGCGGCATCTGCGCGGGATGCGGCGGATCTATGCCAGCAGGCGAAAGGCGCTGATCGATGCGATCGCCGCGCAGATGCCTGACGATCTGATCGTGTCCTCCGCCGTCACCGGATTGCATCTGGTGGCGCTGTTCACCGGCGCGATGCAGGCGCGGATGAGCGACCGCGAGGCCGCCGCAGTGCTGAAGCAGGCCGGCATCCACGTGCAACCCCTGTCGCAGAATTTTTTGGAAGCGCCGACGCGGCAAGGCCTGGTGTTCGGCTACGGGCGGCTGCACGTCGAGGATGCCGCGCCGCTGCTTGCGAGAATCGCGGCTTGCATCGGCAGCGGCGACCGCAGCGCACCATCCGCGCGGACAAAACCGTCTCTGACTGTTCGTACAATAAAGAGAAGCTGA
- a CDS encoding N-carbamoyl-D-amino-acid hydrolase: MRIVNVAAAQMGPIQKADSREAVVKRMIALMDEAKAKGADLIVYPELALTTFFPRWYAEDRAEFDIWFEREMPNAATKPLFERAAQHQIAMNFGYAELTPDGHHFNTAILTDKSGKIVGKYRKVHLPGHVEYDTKRSHQHLEKRYFEPGDLGFKVWRELGGIIGMAICNDRRWPETYRVMGLQGVEMVLIGYNTPSVNAEKSEEGVEKRLFHNRLSVQAGAYQNATWVVAVAKAGDEDGHPLFGGSLIVDPNGEIVAEAKTEEDELLVHPCDLDATTFGKTTIFNFSQHRRIEHYGLITSQTGAVPPPER; this comes from the coding sequence ATGCGTATCGTCAATGTCGCCGCCGCCCAGATGGGCCCGATCCAGAAGGCCGATAGCCGCGAGGCCGTGGTCAAGCGCATGATCGCGCTGATGGACGAGGCGAAAGCAAAGGGCGCCGATCTGATCGTCTATCCGGAACTGGCGCTGACGACATTCTTTCCGCGCTGGTACGCGGAGGACCGCGCCGAGTTCGACATCTGGTTCGAGCGCGAGATGCCGAACGCGGCAACGAAGCCGCTGTTCGAGCGTGCGGCGCAGCATCAGATAGCCATGAATTTCGGCTATGCGGAGCTGACGCCCGACGGCCATCACTTCAACACCGCCATCCTCACCGACAAGTCCGGCAAGATCGTCGGCAAATATCGCAAGGTCCATCTGCCGGGCCATGTGGAGTACGACACCAAGCGCTCGCACCAGCATCTGGAGAAGCGCTATTTCGAGCCGGGCGACCTCGGCTTCAAGGTCTGGCGGGAGCTCGGCGGCATCATCGGCATGGCCATCTGCAACGACCGCCGCTGGCCCGAGACCTACCGCGTGATGGGCTTGCAGGGCGTCGAGATGGTGCTGATCGGTTACAACACGCCGTCGGTGAATGCGGAGAAGAGTGAGGAGGGCGTCGAGAAGCGGCTGTTCCATAATCGCTTATCCGTGCAGGCCGGCGCCTATCAGAATGCGACCTGGGTGGTTGCGGTGGCCAAGGCCGGTGACGAGGATGGCCATCCGCTGTTCGGCGGCAGCCTGATCGTCGATCCCAATGGCGAGATTGTCGCCGAAGCGAAGACTGAGGAGGACGAGCTTCTGGTTCATCCCTGCGACCTCGACGCGACGACCTTCGGGAAGACCACGATCTTCAATTTTTCGCAGCACCGCCGCATCGAGCATTACGGCCTGATCACCAGCCAGACCGGCGCGGTGCCGCCACCGGAGAGGTGA
- a CDS encoding hydantoinase/oxoprolinase family protein, translating to MSSSEHHWEVGTDIGGTFTDIIALRRDSNEARIAKVPSRPQAPVQAMLEAIEAVGLRKIEVKRFVHGTTRVTNAIVENRLPKVALVATSGFADVLEIARYRRRDLYRLDIPPKSPPLVPPERCFGLAERLDHEGRVLKALDDAEIERLVAWLKQTGVQSVAVALLHAYANPVHEKMLGERLKDVVAHVSLSHEVNPEAREYERTSATVFNAAAMPIAVEYLSELEQRLPIGAGLQVFHSAGAMVPISAVKRRPLVMAMSGPAAGVSASVSIARQLGTSRMLTFDMGGTTTDVCLIVDGQAEMTDGRMLGDKPLRQPMLAVHSIGAGGGSIVRNGSGGLTVGPESAGSEPGPACYGRGGTDPTITDANAVLGYLNAETKLGDRIGIDIEAARRVIAPIAQALGLSLTETALGIIKVANATMARALRRVTVERGIDGRDCTLLAFGGGGPMHAAGLADLYGISEVVVPSASSAFSALGCLTADFSFLQQQTLRAALDGIDLVRVSERIGTLIDDASAPLIANGVAQAEIQVELVALMRYAAQNDAIPVPFTLPLDVTKLEKDFLGRHHELFGYATSESCVIESVRVQARRPSTTVVSRPATATRPASTGKRICSFDGLHETETAIIDRAALTDIVSGPAIIEDAWSTVIVPPGWQAKPDIAGNLFLTRRAA from the coding sequence ATGAGCTCTTCCGAACATCACTGGGAAGTCGGCACGGATATCGGTGGCACCTTCACCGACATCATCGCCCTCCGGCGCGATTCCAACGAGGCGCGGATCGCAAAAGTGCCGTCTCGGCCCCAGGCGCCGGTTCAGGCTATGCTCGAGGCGATCGAGGCGGTGGGCCTGCGCAAGATCGAGGTCAAGCGCTTCGTCCACGGCACCACGCGCGTCACCAACGCCATCGTCGAGAACCGGCTGCCGAAGGTGGCGCTGGTCGCGACCTCAGGCTTTGCCGACGTGCTGGAGATCGCGCGCTATCGGCGCCGCGATCTCTACCGTCTCGACATTCCCCCGAAATCGCCGCCCCTGGTGCCGCCCGAACGCTGCTTTGGGCTTGCCGAGCGCCTCGATCACGAGGGCCGGGTGCTGAAGGCGCTGGATGACGCCGAGATCGAGCGTCTGGTGGCGTGGCTAAAGCAGACCGGCGTACAGAGCGTCGCGGTCGCTTTGCTCCACGCCTATGCCAATCCGGTGCATGAGAAGATGCTGGGCGAACGGCTCAAGGACGTCGTCGCCCATGTCTCGCTGTCGCACGAGGTCAATCCCGAGGCGCGCGAATATGAGCGGACCTCAGCGACCGTCTTCAACGCGGCCGCAATGCCGATCGCGGTGGAATATCTCAGCGAACTGGAGCAGCGGCTGCCGATCGGTGCCGGCTTGCAGGTGTTTCATTCGGCAGGAGCCATGGTGCCGATCTCCGCCGTGAAGCGGCGGCCGCTGGTGATGGCGATGTCGGGCCCGGCGGCGGGCGTCTCGGCATCGGTCAGCATCGCGCGCCAGCTCGGGACGTCGCGGATGCTGACCTTCGACATGGGCGGCACCACGACGGATGTCTGCCTGATCGTCGACGGCCAGGCGGAAATGACCGACGGCCGCATGCTCGGCGACAAGCCGCTGCGCCAGCCGATGCTCGCGGTTCATTCGATCGGGGCCGGCGGCGGATCGATCGTGCGCAACGGTTCCGGCGGCCTGACGGTGGGCCCGGAGAGCGCCGGCTCCGAGCCGGGCCCGGCCTGCTACGGCCGCGGCGGCACTGACCCGACCATCACCGATGCCAATGCCGTGCTCGGCTATCTCAATGCCGAGACGAAGCTCGGCGACCGCATCGGCATCGATATCGAGGCCGCCAGGCGCGTCATCGCGCCGATCGCGCAGGCGCTGGGATTAAGCCTGACCGAAACCGCACTCGGCATCATCAAGGTTGCCAACGCCACGATGGCGCGCGCGCTCCGCCGCGTCACGGTCGAGCGCGGCATCGACGGTCGCGATTGCACGCTGCTCGCCTTCGGCGGCGGCGGCCCGATGCATGCCGCAGGCCTTGCCGATCTCTACGGGATTTCGGAGGTCGTCGTGCCCAGCGCGTCGAGCGCGTTCTCGGCGCTGGGCTGTCTTACCGCCGATTTCAGCTTCCTCCAGCAGCAGACGCTGCGCGCCGCGCTCGACGGCATTGATCTGGTTCGCGTGTCGGAACGGATCGGGACGCTGATTGACGATGCGTCGGCGCCGCTGATCGCCAATGGTGTTGCGCAAGCCGAGATCCAGGTCGAGCTTGTCGCGCTGATGCGCTACGCTGCACAGAACGACGCCATTCCGGTGCCGTTCACGCTGCCGCTGGATGTCACCAAGCTCGAGAAAGACTTTTTGGGGCGGCATCACGAGCTGTTCGGCTACGCGACCAGCGAGTCTTGCGTCATCGAATCCGTGCGTGTCCAGGCGCGCCGCCCGTCGACGACCGTCGTGAGCCGGCCGGCGACTGCGACGAGGCCGGCGTCCACGGGCAAGCGGATCTGCTCGTTCGACGGTCTCCACGAGACCGAAACCGCCATCATCGATCGCGCCGCGCTGACCGACATCGTCAGCGGCCCTGCGATCATCGAAGACGCGTGGTCCACCGTGATCGTGCCGCCCGGCTGGCAGGCCAAGCCTGATATCGCCGGCAATCTGTTCCTGACGCGGAGGGCGGCATGA